The following are encoded in a window of Thunnus albacares chromosome 9, fThuAlb1.1, whole genome shotgun sequence genomic DNA:
- the hps3 gene encoding Hermansky-Pudlak syndrome 3 protein isoform X2: MVHVYNCHPFASQQILQVEQEPRLVCCGGGALFVVATGGCKVEAYNLEVEGCPLICRFATMGTVRSMQHSKIGDYLVTIEEKNSATYLRAYTNWRYQAEEKARVGVRLLGHLLRGASQRGGVQMEIIEIPMSERPVAVACCSVTGDLLVGCEKTLVLFTLRRQNQQNLNQSQQNPQSPWPNTQQSSSQSQGQTSSSNQNFSFLDFERSVILHLPGMKPKQVALCGGYVAMQAELEVLVLKLDASTEPITLEESSDPQKSADYPEDQADFLLLPRHGELLGDRAKDCDIPVSIEKTGLEDRGQYTLSYVLFRRFTPDYFQGCSVEETQLHSLQLHPLFTSNQSVSLDEPACVFCFFSLPSAGYLYSLKGGVELISAYQYPEKVLEAVLTDHLLHVITKSALQCFTVRCAAVAARIEDPYIDTTMKACPPSALEVCALRMQLFIGLRSVCVFGRHVVLLSTADAETPEETERNTQRRGLELKEHTMLTGIFLAVGIDPATTPALESLLSRPFLSRKWTVSSPRETSTAGHGWNLYVVDTVSPITLYQEMVEYSQRYAETNPQAQSLRHLFSEAHLLLRASLLQPSEQRQSVEGDPAASLQTDTDRQTERQTAAQTERQELEEALRENCAQLGDCFSRGSQKDCHLALPYYRMSGLSVTKVMARNRPLPSSPHSYGSGFLFYLKHFLLEETEQILSQEAADEVIDIFSQSEPSQLVSVCASPSMINISPARTVQILQRLEDSTGVLVPLTITMATMMLRLDDLPQYTQLMERHTEMLLVYGFIEEPRLLLHGGGGGQHTPIHPTALTQQLARSQPGLLVAGMVALHENSKVQLEQADHIFKELGCENCLQVDFWEAMLMASSQEAVIQELLFRLASVYIDRLTQTNSDTHTNPPHKHPTRRSLKSADDLINSCTHYGALYPWLTVLSPAHNTSSQHQEALCKLQSLLCGPSLSVGSVAPLLERLSEETLWGFSLHLLCSTRRGQYDSSIEKLLDRCPQAIIAYANHQLQDKNMVLWWQKLLPELCNRTRAASDNNILLAALKETLVVVAMEMSPTEFLELIPDDGTASYFLPHLLTCSQRHLLA; encoded by the exons ATGGTGCACGTCTACAACTGTCACCCTTTCGCCTCACAGCAGATCCTACAG GTGGAGCAGGAGCCTCGACTGGTCTGCTGTGGAGGTGGAGCCCTGTTCGTGGTGGCCACTGGAGGATGCAAG GTGGAGGCCTACAATCTGGAGGTGGAGGGCTGCCCTCTCATCTGTCGCTTCGCCACCATGGGCACTGTGAGGAGCATGCAGCACAGCAAAATAG GAGACTATTTGGTGACCATTGAGGAAAAGAACAGCGCCACCTACTTGAGAGCCTACACCAACTGGCGGTACCAG GCTGAGGAAAAGGCCCGTGTCGGAGTGCGCTTGTTGGGTCACCTGCTGCGTGGGGCGTCTCAGCGGGGCGGAGTACAGATGGAGATCATTGAGATCCCTATGTCAGAGCGCCCTGTCGCCGTGGCGTGTTGCTCGGTAACGGGTGACCTTCTGGTCGGCTGCGAAAAGACTCTGGTTCTGTTTACTTTGAGGAGACAGAACCAGCAGAACCTG aatCAGAGTCAGCAGAATCCTCAGAGCCCCTGGCCAAACACTCAGCAGAGCTCCAGTCAGAGTCAAG GTCAGACCTCAAGTTCAAACCAgaatttttcctttttggacTTTGAACGCTCCGTCATCCTGCATCTTCCAGGAATGAAACCTAAACAG GTTGCGCTGTGTGGAGGATATGTGGCGATGCAGGCAGAGCTGGAGGTGCTGGTACTGAAACTGGATGCATCCACTGAACCTATAACCCTGGAAGAATCATCGGACCCACAAAAAAGTg CAGATTATCCAGAAGACCAAGCTGACTTCCTGCTCCTTCCGAGACACGGTGAGTTGCTCGGCGACCGAGCTAAAGACTGTGACATCCCTGTCAGCATTGAAAAGACCGGactggaggacagaggacaaTACACACTGTCCTATGTCCTCTTCAg GCGTTTTACTCCAGACTACTTCCAGGGCTGCAGTGTGGAGGAGACACAACTTCACTCCCTACAGCTCCACCCGCTGTTCACCA gtaaCCAGTCAGTGTCTCTTGATGAACCAGCATGtgtcttctgcttcttctcacTTCCCAGCGCCGGCTACCTGTACAGTCTGAAGGGTGGAGTTGAGCTTATCTCAGCCTATCAGTATCCAGAGAAGGTCCTGGAGGCGGTGCTAACAGACCATCTGCTACACGTCATAACTAA gAGTGCATTGCAGTGCTTCACGGTGCGCTGTGCAGCAGTAGCTGCCAGGATTGAAGACCCTTACATCGATACCACCATGAAG gccTGTCCGCCCTCCGCCCTCGAGGTGTGCGCGCTCAGGATGCAGCTGTTCATCGGCCTGCGCTCCGTGTGTGTCTTCGGCCGCCATGTTGTGCTGCTCTCCACCGCCGATGCAGAAACGCCAGAGGAGACCGAACGCAACACACAACGCAGGGGCCt cGAGTTGAAAGAACACACCATGCTGACTGGTATTTTCCTGGCGGTGGGAATCGATCCCGCAACCACGCCGGCTCTGGAGAGCCTTCTATCACGCCCCTTCCT GAGCAGGAAGTGGACAGTCTCTTCTCCCAGAGAGACCAGCACGGCCGGACACGGATGGAACCTCTATGTGGTTGACACCGTCTCCCCCATCACTCTCTACCAAGAGATG GTTGAATACAGTCAGCGTTATGCAGAGACCAACCCGCAGGCCCAAAGTCTGCGACACCTCTTCAGCGAAGCTCACCTCCTCCTCCGCGCCTCCTTACTCCAGCCGTCAGAACAGCGACAGAGCGTCGAGGGCGACCCCGCGGCGtctctgcagacagatacagacagacagactgagagacagacagctgcgcagacagagagacaagaaCTGGAAGAGGCGTTAAGGGAGAACTGTGCTCAGCTGGGAGACTGTTTCAGCAG GGGCAGCCAGAAGGACTGTCACCTGGCTTTGCCCTACTACAGGATGTCTGGTCTGTCAGTCACAAAGGTCATGGCCAGGAACCGCCCCCTTCCCAGCAGCCCACACTCCTACGGATCCGGCTTCTTATTTTACCTGAAGCATTTCCTGTtagaagaaacagaacagatccTCAGTCAG GAAGCAGCCGATGAGGTCATAGACattttcagccaatcagagcccTCACAGCTCGTCAGCGTGTGCGCCAGCCCGTCCATGATAAACATCAGTCCTGCTCGGACAGTGCAAATCTTACAGCGTCTGGAGGACAGCACCGGCGTGTTGGTGCCACTGAcaatcaccatggcaaccatgATGCTGCGCTTGGACGACCTTCCACAGTACACGCAGCTGATGGAGAGACACACTGAG atgcTGCTGGTTTACGGGTTCATCGAGGAGCCGAGGCTGTTGCTGCACGGCGGAGGTGGAGGCCAGCATACACCCATCCATCCCACAGCGCTGACTCAGCAGCTGGCACGCTCCCAGCCAGGACTGCTGGTGGCTGGCATGGTCGCTCTGCACGAGAACAGCAAAGTTCAGCTGGAACAGGCGGACCATATAttcaag gAGCTGGGTTGTGAGAATTGCTTACAGGTGGATTTCTGGGAGGCGATGCTCATGGCCTCGTCACAGGAAGCTGTCATCCAGGAGCTTCTGTTCCGATTGGCTTCTGTCTACATCGACCGACTGACACAGACGAACTCAGATACACACACCAACCCGCCTCACAAACATCCAACACGCAGGTCACTGAAGAGCGCCGACGATCTG atcaACTCGTGCACCCATTACGGTGCTCTGTACCCGTGGCTCACTGTTCTCAGTCCAGCTCACAATACCAGCTCCCAACACCAGGAGGCGTTATGCAAACTGCAG tctctGCTGTGCGGTCCGTCCCTGTCTGTGGGCTCCGTGGCTCCTCTGTTGGAGCGTCTGTCAGAGGAAACCTTATGGGGCTTCAGCCTGCACCTCCTCTGCTCCACCAGAAGGGGGCAGTACGACAGCAGCATTGAAAAGCTGCTGGACCGCTGCCCTCAGGCCATCATAGCCTACGCCAATCACCAGttacaagacaaaaacatg GTGTTATGGTGGCAGAAGCTGCTCCCAGAGCTTTGTAACCGGACAAGAGCTGCTTCAGACAACAACATCCTGCTGGCTGCTCTTAAAG AGACACTGGTCGTGGTTGCCATGGAGATGAGCCCCACAGAATTCCTGGAGCTGATACCTGACGACGGCACGGCCTCGTACTTCCTGCCTCACCTGTTGACATGTAGCCAAAGACACCTGCTGGCTTGA